From Mesobacillus jeotgali, the proteins below share one genomic window:
- a CDS encoding manganese catalase family protein has protein sequence MYFYKEDLINMIVPDKPDPHAARVLQETLGGQFGEMRTMMQFSFQSANFRGKAKQYRDLIRGVFLEELSHVELVQSTINQLLNESGGDMPGNQALDGAPLDDVIQSGANPHHYIIGAKASLPVDAGGNPWNGSWVYDHGNLAANLLNNVVLESTGVLQKSRIYEMSDNKTLRETIAFLIVRDNAHQNAFAKALETLGVDWGKMFPIPNYDLNKYPECRKYVDMGFHNAQFNFRLDDTRIGEIFQGQSPSRNGGDLSVIEPPKGYPVPEMPEMPNEHAPGLYDLNN, from the coding sequence GTGTATTTCTATAAAGAAGATTTGATTAATATGATAGTGCCTGATAAGCCTGATCCCCATGCAGCAAGAGTACTCCAGGAAACCCTCGGGGGACAGTTTGGTGAAATGCGGACTATGATGCAGTTTTCCTTCCAGAGTGCCAACTTCAGGGGAAAAGCTAAACAATATCGTGACCTCATCAGGGGTGTTTTCCTTGAAGAGCTTTCACATGTTGAACTGGTCCAATCGACAATCAATCAGCTTTTGAATGAGTCTGGTGGCGATATGCCTGGCAATCAGGCATTGGATGGTGCTCCATTAGATGATGTCATTCAATCTGGCGCAAATCCACATCATTATATTATTGGGGCAAAGGCTTCCCTGCCAGTCGATGCAGGCGGCAACCCTTGGAATGGATCATGGGTATATGACCACGGAAACTTAGCGGCAAACCTCTTAAATAATGTTGTATTAGAATCAACTGGTGTCCTTCAAAAATCAAGGATTTACGAAATGAGCGATAATAAGACTTTAAGGGAAACTATCGCTTTCCTAATTGTCAGGGACAATGCCCACCAAAACGCTTTTGCTAAAGCTCTGGAAACGCTTGGCGTAGATTGGGGCAAAATGTTCCCGATTCCAAATTATGATTTAAATAAGTATCCAGAGTGCCGCAAATATGTTGATATGGGCTTTCATAATGCACAATTCAATTTCCGTCTGGATGATACAAGGATTGGGGAAATCTTTCAGGGACAATCCCCAAGCAGAAACGGCGGCGATTTGTCGGTAATTGAACCTCCAAAAGGCTATCCGGTGCCTGAAATGCCAGAAATGCCAAATGAGCATGCTCCCGGCCTATATGATTTAAACAATTAA
- a CDS encoding methyl-accepting chemotaxis protein, giving the protein MGKRKAGLRLKLGTKINLIVLITVLLLSVIIGLVVTREVTKGIKSFAVEKAKGDLALSERYINNKFPGEWEIKNGQLYKGSQLFNEDYEIVDKIGNDTGDTVTIFQGDTRIATNVMLEGKRAVGTRVSEEVASVVLKQGKPFYGEAIVAGNAYQTAYTPIKDQDGKTIGILYVGASEKIIEEILSSFMIKFIIQVIIVVIIASIGIYWFTRGLKRRLESVANAMTMAGSGDFTGNVEDHTGDELSDLANSYNKMKDNLSAMLREVLETSEQVAASSEELNAGAEQTSRATEQITEAIQQIAGGAEGQTQGIEESARALDELAKGVMNIAETSSLIAESSSRASDHAKQGEAFVQQTASQMNMIHTSVNETGEIIRLLNERSRQIGSISQAITEIADQTNLLALNAAIEAARAGEHGKGFAVVAAEVRKLAEQSQNSSSQISELIRKIQTDMEHSNVSMDLVKQEVLSGLEIVDGSQRSFLEILRSMESLGGQVEGMAATAEQMSASTEEISATVNGIASISKESSLHSQNVAASAEEQLASMEEVTASANNLSTMADTLKDTVTAFKI; this is encoded by the coding sequence TTGGGGAAAAGGAAAGCTGGTTTGAGGTTGAAATTAGGGACTAAAATTAATTTGATTGTTCTGATCACAGTGTTGTTGCTCTCTGTGATAATAGGACTGGTCGTGACAAGGGAAGTCACGAAGGGAATAAAGTCTTTTGCAGTGGAGAAGGCTAAGGGAGATCTTGCGCTAAGTGAAAGATATATTAACAATAAGTTCCCTGGTGAGTGGGAGATTAAAAATGGGCAGCTGTATAAGGGTAGTCAACTCTTTAATGAGGATTACGAGATTGTAGACAAGATTGGAAATGATACAGGGGATACGGTCACGATTTTTCAAGGTGATACCCGCATAGCTACTAATGTCATGCTTGAAGGAAAACGGGCGGTAGGAACGAGGGTTTCTGAAGAGGTTGCCAGTGTGGTTCTCAAGCAGGGAAAACCATTCTATGGTGAAGCGATAGTAGCAGGAAATGCTTATCAAACAGCTTATACACCGATAAAGGACCAGGATGGCAAAACAATAGGAATTCTATATGTGGGTGCTTCAGAAAAGATAATTGAGGAGATCTTATCCTCTTTTATGATTAAATTTATCATCCAGGTAATCATAGTTGTCATTATCGCATCAATAGGGATTTACTGGTTTACACGAGGGTTAAAAAGAAGGCTCGAGTCGGTAGCGAATGCGATGACAATGGCAGGTTCCGGTGATTTTACAGGTAATGTGGAAGACCATACTGGGGATGAGCTGAGTGACCTCGCCAATAGCTATAATAAAATGAAGGATAATTTGAGTGCAATGCTGAGAGAGGTGCTCGAAACTTCTGAACAGGTAGCAGCTTCATCAGAAGAGCTGAATGCAGGGGCTGAACAGACTAGCAGAGCTACGGAGCAGATAACCGAGGCAATCCAGCAGATTGCTGGGGGTGCTGAGGGACAAACACAGGGGATTGAAGAAAGTGCAAGAGCGTTGGATGAACTTGCAAAGGGAGTAATGAATATTGCGGAGACTTCCTCTTTAATCGCTGAGTCCAGTTCACGGGCCAGTGACCATGCTAAACAGGGTGAGGCATTCGTTCAACAGACGGCAAGCCAGATGAATATGATCCATACATCTGTTAATGAGACGGGAGAAATCATTCGCCTGCTGAATGAGAGGTCCAGGCAAATTGGAAGCATCTCTCAGGCTATTACTGAAATTGCGGATCAAACCAATTTACTGGCACTCAATGCAGCCATTGAAGCAGCGAGAGCAGGAGAGCATGGTAAAGGGTTTGCAGTGGTCGCGGCAGAGGTAAGGAAATTGGCAGAGCAATCCCAGAATTCTTCTTCACAGATTTCCGAGTTAATCAGGAAGATCCAAACCGATATGGAGCATTCAAATGTTTCGATGGATCTTGTGAAACAAGAAGTGCTAAGTGGCCTGGAGATTGTCGACGGCTCACAACGAAGCTTCCTAGAAATCCTTCGGTCAATGGAAAGTCTGGGAGGGCAGGTCGAAGGGATGGCAGCCACTGCAGAACAGATGTCAGCGAGCACAGAAGAAATTTCTGCGACTGTCAATGGGATCGCTTCTATTTCAAAGGAATCATCCTTACATAGCCAGAATGTAGCCGCTTCAGCAGAGGAACAATTAGCCTCTATGGAGGAAGTGACAGCCTCGGCAAACAATCTGTCCACGATGGCTGATACCTTGAAAGATACAGTAACAGCATTCAAAATCTAA
- a CDS encoding NIPSNAP family protein: protein MFYRRKFYIVKNDFIEPFNKLFNEINMPNQLKHGARLIGRWMVPKDEETTEVFAIWEYDSYEAYLEIEKGVRSDTEHLKRIQTWYESHGGKENVKKENFLEVRNEQLISTVKEDKKTSNLM, encoded by the coding sequence ATGTTTTATCGCAGGAAATTTTACATAGTTAAAAATGATTTTATAGAGCCATTCAATAAGCTATTCAATGAAATTAACATGCCTAATCAACTAAAGCATGGGGCCAGGTTAATCGGGAGATGGATGGTTCCGAAAGATGAGGAAACTACAGAGGTATTTGCTATTTGGGAATACGACAGCTATGAGGCTTACCTTGAAATAGAAAAAGGTGTGAGAAGTGATACAGAACATCTTAAGAGAATTCAAACATGGTATGAGAGCCATGGCGGGAAGGAAAATGTAAAAAAAGAAAATTTCTTGGAAGTCAGGAATGAGCAGCTGATTTCAACAGTCAAGGAAGATAAAAAAACATCAAACCTTATGTAA
- a CDS encoding DUF2179 domain-containing protein codes for MLENSFIMVAIILLINIVYVSFFTIRMILTLKGQRYLAAGLSMIEVVIYVVGLGLVLDNLNQIQNLIAYAVGYGIGVIVGMKIEEKLALGYITINVITKEYDRDLPKALREQGYGVTDWAAHGLEGNRMAMQILTPRKYELKLYETIKELDPKAFIIAYEPKAIHGGFWVKSVRKGKLFS; via the coding sequence ATGCTAGAGAATAGTTTCATCATGGTAGCCATCATCTTACTCATCAACATTGTGTATGTGTCTTTTTTTACAATCAGGATGATCCTGACTTTGAAGGGACAGCGTTACTTGGCCGCGGGTCTGAGCATGATCGAGGTCGTTATTTATGTCGTGGGACTTGGACTTGTACTTGATAATCTAAATCAGATACAAAACTTGATTGCCTATGCAGTCGGATATGGGATTGGTGTCATTGTCGGGATGAAGATTGAGGAGAAGCTGGCACTTGGATATATTACTATCAATGTGATTACAAAGGAATATGATCGGGATCTCCCTAAAGCATTGCGGGAACAGGGGTATGGTGTCACGGACTGGGCTGCTCACGGGCTTGAGGGCAACCGGATGGCGATGCAGATCCTAACGCCGAGGAAATATGAATTGAAGCTTTACGAGACCATCAAGGAACTGGATCCAAAGGCATTCATTATCGCCTATGAACCGAAAGCTATCCATGGCGGGTTCTGGGTGAAATCTGTTCGGAAAGGAAAGCTGTTTTCATGA
- a CDS encoding NETI motif-containing protein — protein MSKGKKKQMYEVGEQESIDDCLNRMKKDGFAPVRRMEKPIFKEVEKNGTVEYEPAGRQIIFEARVIEE, from the coding sequence ATGAGCAAAGGAAAAAAGAAACAGATGTATGAAGTTGGAGAACAGGAATCGATCGATGATTGCCTTAATAGGATGAAGAAGGATGGGTTTGCCCCTGTACGAAGGATGGAAAAGCCGATCTTCAAGGAAGTAGAAAAAAACGGGACAGTGGAGTACGAGCCTGCAGGCAGACAAATCATTTTTGAAGCCAGGGTAATAGAAGAATAG
- the purE gene encoding 5-(carboxyamino)imidazole ribonucleotide mutase: MSVTVIMGSKSDWETMKHACDILEQLEISYIKKVVSAHRTPDLMFEFAENAREAGIKVIIAGAGGAAHLPGMVAAKTTLPVIGVPVQSRALNGLDSLLSIVQMPGGVPVATVAIGKAGATNAGLLAAQILGAFDNEVAERLERMREQTKISVMESSDELV; the protein is encoded by the coding sequence ATGTCGGTTACAGTCATAATGGGAAGCAAGTCAGATTGGGAAACGATGAAGCATGCATGTGACATACTTGAGCAATTGGAAATTTCATATATAAAGAAGGTTGTATCGGCCCACAGGACACCTGACTTGATGTTTGAGTTTGCTGAAAATGCCAGGGAAGCGGGCATAAAGGTCATCATTGCCGGAGCTGGAGGAGCAGCTCATTTGCCTGGTATGGTAGCGGCGAAAACAACACTTCCGGTCATCGGTGTGCCAGTGCAGTCGCGGGCTCTCAATGGATTAGATTCACTTTTATCAATCGTCCAGATGCCTGGCGGGGTGCCAGTTGCGACTGTAGCGATCGGCAAAGCAGGGGCAACGAATGCAGGTTTGCTCGCAGCGCAGATCCTTGGGGCTTTTGACAATGAGGTTGCCGAGAGATTGGAACGGATGAGGGAGCAGACAAAAATATCAGTGATGGAAAGCAGTGATGAGCTTGTCTAA
- the purK gene encoding 5-(carboxyamino)imidazole ribonucleotide synthase, whose translation MSLSKLILPGETIGIIGGGQLGKMMALSAKAMGFRVIVLDPTEDCPCGQVADEQIVGGYDDLEKIKQLSQQSDVITYEFENIDADGLEWLNKYAYVPQGTELLRVTQDRIEEKRHIEAAGVKVAPYTVVEKVEDVRAGIEKLGMPAVLKTSRGGYDGKGQLVIRSIDDIPLAETLVSQGTCVLEKWIPFEKEISVIVTRSTNGETAIFPVAENIHQENILHQTIVPARISTEAEAKAIKAAKQIAEALELTGTLAVEMFLAGDDELYINELAPRPHNSGHYTIEACETSQFEQHIRAVCGWTLGSTNLLKPAVMVNILGQHQQPLLDKIADLPDWKIHLYGKKEAKYKRKMGHVTLLRDRVDVALDEAERSGIWEGAAELIGGQKR comes from the coding sequence ATGAGCTTGTCTAAATTGATTTTACCAGGAGAGACAATCGGGATAATTGGCGGCGGACAGCTTGGAAAAATGATGGCGCTGTCGGCAAAGGCAATGGGGTTCAGAGTGATTGTCCTTGACCCGACAGAGGATTGCCCGTGCGGCCAGGTGGCAGATGAGCAGATTGTCGGCGGGTATGATGATCTTGAAAAAATAAAGCAGCTATCACAACAAAGTGATGTGATAACTTATGAGTTTGAGAACATCGATGCGGATGGTCTTGAATGGCTGAATAAATACGCCTATGTGCCGCAGGGCACAGAATTGCTGCGGGTCACACAGGACAGGATAGAAGAGAAGCGCCATATTGAGGCAGCAGGTGTGAAAGTTGCACCATACACAGTTGTTGAAAAAGTGGAAGATGTCAGGGCTGGAATCGAGAAGCTGGGAATGCCAGCTGTTCTGAAAACTTCACGCGGCGGTTATGACGGCAAAGGGCAGCTGGTGATCAGGTCAATCGATGATATCCCTTTGGCTGAAACACTTGTCAGTCAGGGGACATGCGTACTGGAAAAATGGATTCCTTTTGAGAAAGAGATTTCAGTGATCGTCACCCGCAGTACGAATGGGGAAACGGCCATTTTCCCAGTGGCTGAAAATATCCATCAGGAAAATATTCTGCATCAAACCATTGTGCCGGCAAGAATCAGCACAGAGGCTGAAGCAAAGGCTATAAAAGCAGCCAAACAGATTGCGGAAGCGTTGGAGTTAACCGGGACGCTGGCGGTTGAGATGTTTTTAGCGGGTGATGATGAGCTTTACATAAATGAACTGGCGCCGAGACCGCATAATTCGGGGCATTATACCATCGAAGCATGTGAGACTTCGCAGTTTGAACAGCATATTAGGGCAGTATGCGGCTGGACTCTGGGAAGCACGAATTTGCTGAAGCCAGCTGTGATGGTGAATATCCTGGGGCAGCACCAGCAGCCATTGCTGGATAAAATCGCTGATTTGCCGGATTGGAAAATCCATTTATATGGAAAAAAGGAAGCGAAGTATAAACGGAAAATGGGGCATGTGACCCTTTTGCGAGACAGAGTAGATGTTGCACTGGATGAAGCTGAGAGAAGCGGAATCTGGGAAGGTGCAGCAGAATTGATCGGAGGACAAAAGAGATGA
- the purB gene encoding adenylosuccinate lyase, producing MIDRYTRPEMGAIWTEENRFKAWLEVEILACEAWAELGEIPREDVKKLRENASFNIDRIKEIEEETRHDVVAFTRAVSETLGEERKWVHYGLTSTDVVDTALSYVLKQANTILLKDLENFVEILANKAKEHKYTVMMGRTHGVHAEPTTFGLKLALWLEEMKRNLERFKMASRDVEFGKISGAVGTYANIDPFVESYVCEKLGLQPAPISTQTLQRDRHAFYMSTLALIATSIEKFAVEIRGLQKSETREVEEFFAKGQKGSSAMPHKRNPIGSENMTGMARVIRGYMTTAYENVPLWHERDISHSSAERIILPDATIALNYMLNRFGNIVKNLTVYPENMKRNMDRTLGLIYSQRVLLALIDKGMSREEAYDTVQPRAMEAWEKQVQFRSLIESDEKIAGLLSEGEIDDCFDYNYHIKHVDMIFERLGL from the coding sequence ATGATAGATCGTTATACAAGACCGGAAATGGGAGCAATCTGGACGGAGGAAAACCGTTTTAAGGCATGGCTCGAGGTGGAAATCCTTGCATGTGAGGCTTGGGCTGAGCTTGGCGAAATCCCTAGGGAAGATGTGAAGAAGCTCAGGGAGAATGCCTCATTTAATATTGACCGGATCAAGGAGATCGAGGAAGAGACACGTCATGATGTGGTTGCTTTCACAAGAGCAGTGTCCGAAACTCTTGGTGAAGAGCGCAAGTGGGTGCATTATGGCCTGACTTCTACAGATGTAGTGGATACAGCTTTATCTTATGTACTTAAGCAGGCAAATACGATTTTATTGAAGGACCTTGAGAACTTCGTTGAAATTTTGGCGAATAAGGCAAAAGAACATAAGTACACAGTTATGATGGGCCGTACGCATGGTGTGCATGCAGAGCCGACGACATTTGGCCTGAAGCTTGCTCTTTGGCTGGAGGAAATGAAGCGGAATCTCGAGCGTTTCAAAATGGCTTCCCGTGATGTCGAGTTTGGCAAGATTTCCGGTGCGGTTGGAACTTACGCGAATATTGATCCATTTGTTGAATCTTATGTTTGTGAAAAGCTTGGCCTGCAGCCGGCACCGATTTCAACACAGACTTTGCAGCGTGACCGCCATGCATTTTATATGTCGACGCTTGCATTGATTGCGACTTCAATTGAAAAGTTTGCGGTTGAGATCCGCGGCCTGCAAAAGAGTGAAACTCGGGAGGTTGAGGAGTTTTTTGCAAAAGGACAGAAGGGTTCATCAGCGATGCCGCATAAGCGTAACCCGATTGGATCTGAAAATATGACCGGTATGGCACGCGTCATCCGCGGTTATATGACAACGGCTTACGAAAATGTGCCTTTATGGCATGAGCGCGATATCTCGCATTCTTCTGCTGAGAGAATTATTTTACCGGACGCAACGATTGCATTGAATTATATGCTGAACCGTTTCGGCAATATCGTTAAGAACTTGACGGTTTATCCGGAGAACATGAAGCGCAATATGGACCGGACGCTTGGCTTGATTTACTCCCAGCGTGTGCTGCTAGCCTTGATTGACAAAGGAATGTCCCGTGAGGAAGCGTACGATACAGTGCAGCCGCGTGCGATGGAAGCCTGGGAGAAGCAGGTGCAATTCCGCAGCCTGATCGAGAGCGATGAGAAAATCGCCGGACTTTTAAGTGAAGGTGAAATCGACGATTGCTTTGATTATAACTATCACATCAAGCATGTTGATATGATTTTTGAGCGTTTAGGACTTTAA
- the purC gene encoding phosphoribosylaminoimidazolesuccinocarboxamide synthase → MEEQTLLYEGKAKRIYATDQEDIVRVQYKDSATAYNGEKKAEIAGKGRLNNEITSLLFLKLSEAGIHSHFIKKISETEQLVKRVKIIPLEVVVRNYAAGSFSKRLGVEEGQKLPRSIVEFYLKDDSLGDPLLTDDHVDVLNLATEEEAAELKEAALKINEILGGFFEEISVRLIDFKLEFGRDGEGRILLADEISPDTCRLWDMETQQKLDKDVFRRDLGNLTDAYETILTRLGGQLHV, encoded by the coding sequence ATGGAAGAGCAGACATTGCTGTACGAAGGGAAAGCGAAGCGGATTTACGCAACGGATCAAGAGGACATTGTAAGAGTTCAATACAAGGATTCAGCGACGGCTTACAATGGGGAGAAAAAAGCCGAAATTGCCGGTAAGGGCAGGTTGAATAACGAAATTACGAGTCTATTATTCTTGAAGCTTAGTGAAGCGGGAATCCATTCCCATTTTATAAAAAAGATCTCCGAAACGGAACAGCTAGTGAAGCGAGTAAAAATCATACCGCTTGAAGTGGTCGTGAGGAATTATGCTGCAGGCAGCTTTTCAAAAAGGCTTGGCGTCGAGGAAGGCCAAAAGCTTCCGCGCTCGATCGTTGAGTTTTACCTGAAGGACGACTCACTTGGAGACCCGCTACTAACCGATGACCATGTGGACGTACTGAATCTTGCGACAGAAGAAGAAGCGGCTGAATTGAAGGAAGCCGCTCTGAAAATCAATGAAATCCTCGGAGGGTTTTTCGAGGAAATCAGCGTGAGGTTAATAGATTTCAAGCTTGAATTTGGCAGGGATGGGGAAGGCAGAATCCTGCTGGCTGATGAGATTTCGCCTGATACCTGCCGCCTGTGGGACATGGAAACACAGCAGAAGCTTGATAAGGACGTGTTCCGCCGTGACCTGGGAAACTTGACTGATGCTTACGAAACCATTTTAACGAGATTGGGAGGACAATTGCATGTATAA
- the purS gene encoding phosphoribosylformylglycinamidine synthase subunit PurS, with the protein MYKVKVYVTLRESVLDPQGTAVKNALATHGYEGIHDVRIGKYLELTLDESVKDVDGAVKEMCERLLANTVIEDYRYEVEEVVAQ; encoded by the coding sequence ATGTATAAAGTAAAAGTGTATGTCACGTTAAGGGAAAGTGTATTGGATCCTCAGGGAACGGCAGTGAAGAATGCACTTGCGACACATGGTTATGAGGGAATCCATGATGTACGCATCGGCAAGTATTTGGAACTGACTTTAGACGAAAGTGTTAAAGATGTAGATGGTGCTGTTAAAGAGATGTGCGAGCGCCTGCTGGCAAATACGGTAATCGAGGATTACAGGTACGAGGTTGAGGAGGTAGTTGCACAGTGA
- the purQ gene encoding phosphoribosylformylglycinamidine synthase subunit PurQ, with translation MKFAVIVFPGSNCDIDMYHAAKDELGEQAEYVWHDAQSLEDYDAVLLPGGFSYGDYLRSGAIAQFSNVMKEVVKAAEAGKPVLGVCNGFQILLEAGLLPGAMRRNDSLKFICKQVELTVENNETMFSAGYEKGEVITIPVAHGEGNYYCDEETLARLKANNQIVFTYSGENPNGSLEGIAGIINERGNVLGMMPHPERAVDELLGGADGLKLFKSIVKQWREANAVNA, from the coding sequence GTGAAATTTGCGGTGATCGTATTTCCGGGTTCGAACTGTGACATCGACATGTACCATGCCGCAAAGGATGAGCTTGGTGAACAAGCGGAGTATGTCTGGCATGATGCTCAAAGTCTAGAAGACTATGACGCGGTCCTTTTGCCTGGGGGCTTTTCATACGGAGATTATTTAAGATCTGGCGCGATCGCGCAATTCAGCAATGTCATGAAAGAGGTTGTGAAGGCAGCGGAAGCAGGGAAGCCTGTGCTTGGAGTCTGCAATGGATTCCAGATTTTGCTGGAGGCAGGACTTTTGCCAGGGGCGATGCGCCGGAATGACAGCCTGAAGTTCATTTGCAAACAGGTGGAGCTGACGGTTGAAAATAACGAAACGATGTTCTCAGCAGGCTATGAAAAGGGTGAGGTTATCACGATTCCGGTTGCCCACGGTGAAGGCAACTATTATTGCGATGAAGAAACGCTGGCCCGTTTAAAGGCAAATAATCAAATTGTGTTCACATATAGTGGCGAGAATCCGAACGGTAGTCTTGAAGGAATCGCGGGTATCATTAACGAGCGCGGAAATGTCCTCGGGATGATGCCTCATCCGGAACGTGCGGTCGACGAGCTGCTTGGCGGCGCAGATGGCCTGAAGCTTTTCAAATCAATCGTCAAACAATGGAGGGAAGCAAATGCGGTTAATGCTTGA
- the purL gene encoding phosphoribosylformylglycinamidine synthase subunit PurL gives MRLMLEPSPEQIKQDKIYREMGLSDSEFASAEKILGRTPNYTETGLFSVMWSEHCSYKNSKPVLKKFPVTGERVLQGPGEGAGIVDIGDGQAVVFKIESHNHPSAIEPYQGAATGVGGIIRDVFSMGARPIALLNSLRFGELESPRVKYLFEQVVAGIAGYGNCIGIPTVGGEVQFDSAYDGNPLVNAMCVGLINHEDIKKGQAHGAGNTVMYVGAKTGRDGIHGATFASEELNEASEEKRPAVQVGDPFMEKLLLEACLELVKNDALVGIQDMGAAGLTSSSAEMASKAGSGIEMNLDLVPQRETGMTAYEMMLSESQERMLIVVEKGREQEIIDLFSKYELEAVSIGTVTDDKMLRLLHKGEVVAEVPADALAEEAPVYYKPSSEPAYFREFQAMDNEIPEIENYETALLQLLQQPTIASKEWVYDQYDHMVRTSTVVSPGSDAAVVRIRGTEKGLAMTTDCNSRYIYLDPETGGKIAVAEAARNIVCSGGEPLAITDCLNFGNPEKPEIFWQFEKAVDGMSEACRTLSTPVIGGNVSLYNETNGTAVYPTPVVGMVGLVENLKHVTTQHFKNDGDLIYLLGDTKDEFGGSELQKLIHGRIFGKAPELDLEVEASYQGQILTAIRNGFVASAHDVAEGGVAVALAESVIGSKGLGAEVKLEGHAVSALFSESQSRFILSVKPEHQIKFESLTDAVLIGKVVEAPVLKIDVNGKSVISQDAEGLKKAWKGAIPCLLN, from the coding sequence ATGCGGTTAATGCTTGAACCAAGTCCAGAGCAAATTAAGCAGGATAAAATTTATCGTGAAATGGGACTGTCAGACAGCGAGTTTGCTTCTGCCGAAAAGATTCTTGGACGTACACCTAACTATACAGAGACTGGTTTGTTCTCCGTCATGTGGTCGGAGCATTGCAGTTATAAGAACTCCAAGCCCGTGCTAAAAAAGTTCCCTGTCACCGGCGAGCGCGTGCTGCAGGGGCCGGGTGAAGGTGCTGGTATCGTTGATATCGGCGATGGCCAGGCGGTTGTTTTCAAAATCGAGAGCCATAACCATCCTTCAGCAATCGAGCCATATCAGGGAGCAGCTACGGGTGTTGGCGGAATCATCCGCGACGTTTTTTCGATGGGAGCAAGGCCGATTGCATTATTGAATTCCCTTCGTTTTGGAGAGCTGGAGTCGCCTCGGGTGAAATATTTGTTTGAACAGGTGGTTGCCGGGATTGCCGGCTACGGAAACTGTATCGGTATTCCGACTGTTGGCGGTGAGGTTCAGTTTGACTCTGCCTATGATGGCAATCCGCTTGTGAATGCGATGTGTGTCGGGCTGATCAACCATGAGGATATTAAGAAGGGCCAGGCACATGGAGCAGGCAATACCGTTATGTACGTTGGCGCAAAGACTGGACGAGATGGGATCCATGGCGCGACGTTTGCGTCAGAGGAACTGAATGAAGCATCTGAAGAGAAGCGTCCTGCTGTCCAGGTTGGCGACCCTTTTATGGAAAAATTGCTTTTGGAAGCATGCCTTGAGCTTGTTAAAAATGATGCGCTTGTTGGCATCCAGGACATGGGTGCTGCAGGTTTGACAAGTTCCTCTGCTGAAATGGCGAGCAAGGCAGGTTCTGGGATTGAGATGAATCTTGACCTTGTGCCTCAGCGTGAAACAGGCATGACGGCTTATGAAATGATGCTCTCCGAATCACAGGAACGCATGCTGATCGTTGTGGAAAAAGGCCGTGAACAGGAAATCATCGATCTTTTTTCAAAATATGAGCTTGAAGCGGTTTCGATTGGAACAGTAACGGACGACAAGATGCTTCGTCTTTTACATAAAGGAGAGGTAGTAGCTGAGGTTCCGGCAGATGCGCTAGCTGAAGAGGCTCCTGTCTATTACAAGCCTTCCAGTGAACCAGCTTACTTCCGTGAGTTCCAGGCAATGGATAATGAGATTCCGGAAATAGAAAACTATGAAACTGCTCTCTTGCAGCTGCTGCAGCAGCCGACAATTGCGAGCAAAGAGTGGGTCTATGATCAATATGACCACATGGTGCGCACGAGCACGGTCGTGTCTCCTGGATCCGATGCAGCGGTTGTAAGAATCCGCGGCACTGAAAAGGGCCTGGCAATGACAACGGACTGCAATTCCCGCTATATCTATCTTGACCCGGAAACAGGCGGGAAGATTGCCGTTGCCGAAGCGGCGCGCAACATTGTCTGTTCTGGCGGCGAACCATTGGCCATCACGGATTGCCTCAATTTCGGTAATCCGGAGAAGCCGGAGATTTTCTGGCAGTTTGAAAAAGCGGTTGATGGCATGAGCGAAGCGTGCCGGACATTGAGCACCCCTGTCATCGGCGGGAATGTAAGTTTGTACAATGAAACGAATGGAACGGCTGTCTACCCAACTCCGGTTGTCGGAATGGTTGGATTAGTTGAGAATCTTAAGCACGTTACAACGCAGCATTTTAAAAATGACGGCGATTTGATTTATCTGTTGGGAGACACGAAGGATGAGTTTGGCGGCAGCGAGCTGCAGAAGCTGATTCATGGCCGGATCTTTGGCAAGGCGCCAGAACTCGATTTAGAAGTAGAAGCAAGCTATCAAGGTCAAATTTTAACAGCGATCAGAAATGGTTTTGTTGCTTCTGCGCATGATGTTGCAGAGGGCGGAGTTGCTGTAGCGCTTGCTGAATCGGTGATCGGCAGCAAAGGGCTTGGAGCTGAAGTTAAGCTGGAAGGCCATGCTGTATCGGCATTGTTCAGCGAATCGCAATCCCGCTTCATTTTATCCGTAAAACCTGAGCACCAGATTAAGTTTGAGAGTTTAACAGATGCAGTGCTGATTGGGAAAGTAGTTGAAGCACCTGTTTTAAAGATTGATGTGAACGGAAAGAGCGTAATCAGTCAAGATGCAGAGGGGCTGAAAAAGGCCTGGAAAGGAGCCATCCCATGCTTGCTGAACTAA